CGTTCCACTCCGGAAAAAGTCGGAGTAAAACGTGTTGGAATCTGACGTTACGCAAGCTGGGACCTGCCGGCCGGCGCGGTCCCGCCGAGCCGGTGCATGGAGCGCTGCCGAGAACGGAGGAGGCGGCACACTACGGGAGGAATCCGCGCAGGTTAACGTCCGAATAGGATCGTGCCTGCGCGGGCTGACTCATCCATGGCGGCTCCGTTTCCCAAGCGCCCCGCGACCCCTGCCCCCGTTCGCCCCCCGTCACGCGGCCGCGACGCGACGCTCCGTTGCGGCCAGGAGCGACCGTGGGAGCTCATGCGAGGGGGGAGCGGCGGAGGAGCGCGAGCATCTCCGCCATCTCCTCCGGGTCCACCTGGCCGAGCTCGGCGTCCATCACTTCCAGGGCAGCGTCTACGCGGGCGGCCATCTCCGCCACCGTGGGTTCGTCGAAGATCGTCCGCACCGGCACCTCGACCCCGAACACCTGCTGCACCCGCGCGACCGCGAGCGTGGCCAGCAGCGAGTGGCCCCCCAGGTCGAAGAAGCTCTCCGCCACCCCCACCCGGTCCAGGTGCAGCACCTCCGCCCAGATCCCCGCCAGCGCCTCCTCGGTCGGCGTGCGCGGCGCTACGTAGCCCTCCTCGGCGGGGGCGAAGTCCGGCGCCGGCAGCGCCTTGCGGTCCAGCTTTCCATTCGGCGTCAGCGGGAACGCGTCCAGCACCACGACCGCCGACGGCACCATGTACTCCGGGAGTTCGCGGAGCAGGTGCTCGCGCAGGGCGCCCGCCTCCACGTTGCCCACCACGTACGCCACCAGCTGCTTCTCACCGGCCACGTCGTCGCGGGCCACGACCACGCTTTCGGAGACTCCCTCGCTCCGCCGCAGCACGCCCTCGATCTCGCCCGGCTCGATCCGGAACCCGCGCACCTTGACCTGCGCGTCTACCCGCCCCAGGAACTCCAGCTCGCCCCGGGCCGACCACCGCACCCGGTCGCCCGTGCGGTACAACCGCCCTCCCGCCGCTCCGAACGCGTCAGGGACGAAGCGCTCCGCCGTCAGCGCCGGCCGGCCGGCGTAGCCGCGGGTTACGCCGGCGCCTCCCACGTACAGCTCGCCCGCCACACCCACCGGCACCAGCTCTCCACGCCTGTCGAGCACGTACGCGCGGGTGTTGGCCACCGGGCGCCCGATGGGGGGCCGCCCGCCGCCCGGAGCGCACACCGCGGTGGTGGACCAGATGGTGGCCTCGGTGGGCCCGTACAGGTTGAAGAAGCGGCGCTCCGGGGCCCAGCGCTCCACCAGCTCGGCCGGGCACGCCTCGCCCGCGGTCAGCAGCGTGCGGAGCGCCGGCAGCTCCGACGTGGGCAGCACGGCGAGCGCGGAGGGCGGCAGGGTGGCTACGGTGACCTCCTCGTCGTGGAGGAAGCGGACGAGGTCGGGTCCCGGGGCCAGGGTCTCGCGCGTCCCCAGCACCAGCGTGGCGCCGGCGGCCAGGGCCATCACCATCTCGAACACCGAAGCGTCGAAGCTGGGCGAGGCGAACTGGAGCACCCGGTCGCCGGCCTCCACGCCCAGGTCGCGCGCGTGCCCCCGGGCCACGTTGGCGAGCCCCCGGTGCGGCACCAGCACGCCCTTGGGGCGGCCGGTGGAGCCGGAGGTGTAGATGACGTACGCCAGGTTCTCGGGGAGCACGCCGGCGGCGGGCGCCTGCGCGCTCTCGGCCTCGATGCGCTCGCGCTCGGCGTCGAGGCAGACGACCTCGGCGGCGTGGGGCGGCAGCCCCTCCGGCAGGGGACGGCGGGTGAGCAGGAGCCGGGCACCCGAGTCGGCGAGCATGAAGGCCAGCCGCTCGGCCGGGTACGCCGGGTCCAGCGGCACCCAGGCGCCGCCGGCCTTGAGCACGGCCAGGATGGCCACGACCAGCTCCGTGCCGCGCTCCAGGCAGATGCCCACGCGGGTTTCCGGGCCCACCCCGCGGCGCCGCAGGTGGTTCGCCAGCCGGTTGGCGGCGTGGTCCAGCTCGCGGTAGGTGAGCGCCGCGCCGTCGAAGCGGACCGCGGCCGCGTCCGGCGTCTCCGTCGCCCGGGCTTCGAACAGCTCGTGGATGCACCGGTCCGCCGGATACTCCGCGTCGGTCCGGTTCCACTCCTCCACCACCAGGCCGCGCTCTTCGGCCGAAAGCAGCTCCAGCCGCGAGAGCCGCACGTCCGCGTTCGCGGCGGCCTGCTCCAGCACCCGCTCCAGGTGCCGCACCATGCGCTCGATGGTGGCGCGCTCGAAGAGGTCGGTGCTGTAGGTCACCCCGCCGCGCAGGCCCTGGGGGGTCGTAAGGAGCGTCAGGGCCAGATCGAGCTTGGCGACCCCGAGCTCCGCTCCGACTCCCTGGAGGCTCAGCTCCGCGAGCCCGCTGCCGGTGCCCTGGGCGTCGTCCATCGTGAACGACGCCTGGAAGATCGGCGCGTGGCTCCGGGACCGCTCCGGCTGCAGCTCGGCCACCAGGCGCTCGAAGGGAAGCTCCTGGTGCTCGTACGCGCCCAGCGTGGCCTCGCGCACCCGGCCCAGCAGCTCGCGGAAGCTGGGGTCTCCCGAGAGGTCGGTGCGCAGCACCATCGTGTTGACGAAGAAGCCGATCAGCTCCTCCACCTCCGCGCGCGTGCGCCCGGCGGTCGGGCTCCCCACCACCACGTCCTCGCTCCCGGAATATCTCGAAAGCAGCACCTGGTAGGCAGACAGCAGCGTCATGTACAGCGTCGCGCCCTCGCTGCGCCCCAGCGCCTGCAGCCGCTCCTGCAGCTGGAGCGGGAGCTGCACCGGAACCATCGCGCCCCGGTACGTCTGCGCCGGCGGGCGGGGATGGTCCGCGGGCAGCTCCAGCAGCTCCGGGGCGCCCGCCAGGCGCTCCCGCCAGTACGCCAGCTGCCTGTCCAGCACCTCGCCCGCGAACTGCTCGCGCTGCCACACCGCGTAATCGGCGTACTGCACCGACAGCTCCGGCAGCGGCGACTCCCCGCCCCCGCGGTACGCCGTGTACAGCGCCGACAGCTCGCGGAAGAGCACCCCCATGCTCCACCCGTCGCTCACGATGTGGTGCATCCCCACAAGCAGCACGTGCTCATCGGCGCCCAGCCGCAGCAGCGCCGCGCGGAAGAGCGGGCCCGCCGCAAGGTCGAAGGGCCGTGCCGCCTCCTCGCCGGCGCGCCGGCTGACCTTCGCCTCGCGATCGGCCTCGCCGAGCCCCGACAGGTCCTCCACCGGCAGGGCGAATCCGCCGACCGGGGCCACCACCTGCACCGGCGCGCCGTCCACCTCGGCGAAGACCGTCCGCAGCGCCTCGTGACGCCGGACGATCTCGCCCAGCGCCCGCTCCAGCGCCGCCACGTCCAGTGCACCTCCCAGGCGCACCGCCACGGGGACGTTGTAGGCGGCGCTCCCCGGCTCCAGCTGGTCCATGAACCAGAGCCGCTCCTGCGCGAAGGAGAGCGGCAGCGCCCCCGTGCGCTCGGCGGGCACCACCGGCGGCAGCGCCGGCAGCCCGGCGCGGCGCACCTCCTCCACCCGCACGGCCAGTTCCGCCACCGTGGGCCCCTCGAAGACGGCGCGCAGCGGCACGACGGCGCCCAGCGCGTTCTGCACCCGCGCCAGGAGCCGCGTCACCAGCAGCGAGTGCCCGCCGAGCGCGAAGAAGTCGTCCTCCACCCCCACCCGCTCCACCCCCAGCACCTCCGCCCAGATCCCCGCCAGCACCTCTTCCACGGGGGTGCGCGGCGCCACGTACCGGTCCGCGCCGGCCGCGTACTCGGGCACGGGCAGCGCCTTGCGGTCCACCTTGCCGTTCGGGGTCAGCGGCAGCCGCTCCAGGGCGACGATCGCCTGCGGCACCATGTACTCCGGCAGCCCCTGGCGCAGGTGCGCGCGCAGCCCGTCCGGATCCACCGTGCCCACCACGTACGCCACCAGCCGCTTGTCGCCCGGCTGGTCCTCGCGCATCATCACCCGGGCCTCGCGCACCCCGGGATACGCCGCGATCGCCGCCTCCACCTCGCCCGGCTCGATGCGGAAGCCGCGGATCTTCACCTGGTCGTCCAGGCGGCCCATGAACTCCAGCTTCCCCTCCGCCCGCCACCGCGCCCGGTCGCCGGTCCGGTACATCCGCGCGCCTGGCTCCGCGGCGAACGGGTCGGGGACGAAGCGCTCCGCCGTCAGCCCCGGCCGGCCCAGGTAGCCGCGCACCACGCCCTCGCCCCCGATGCACAGGTCGCCGGGAACGCCCACCGGGAGCGGCTCGCCCGCCGGGTCGAGGACGTAGGCGCGCGCGTTCGGGATCGGCCGCCCGATCAGCACGGTGGGCGCGTCCTCCGCCACCTCCTCCACCTCCTCGAGCGTGCACCACACGGTCGCCTCGGTGGGCCCGTACTCGTGCAGCACGCGGGCGGGCTTCCCCTGGCGCAGCATCGCCCGCACGCTCTCGGTTCCCACGGCCTCGGCCCCGAACACCAACTGGCGCAGGGTGGCATAGATGTCCACCTGCTCCCGCACGTGCTGGTTGAAGAGCGCGGCGGTCTGGTAGAGGTGCGTAATCCCCTGCTCGCGCAGCGCCTGCCCCAGCAGCGGCGCGGAAAGGAGGACGTCGCGGTCGATGCCCACCAGCGCGGCCCCGTTCAGCAGCGCGCCCCAGATCTCGAACACGGCGGCGTCGAAGCTCGCGTTCGACGCCTGCGCCACGCGGTCGCCGGGGCCGATCGGCATCGTCCCGGGGAGGCCCGATGCGTACTGCACCACCTCGCGGTGGGCCATCATCACGCCCTTCGGCCGTCCCGTGCTCCCGCTGGTGTAGAAGACGTAGGCGAGGTTTTCCGCCGACGCGTTCGTCGAGGGAGGATGATCGGGCCCGGCGGCGAGCCCCTCCGCCAGCTGGTCCAGGCGGACGACGTGGAGACCCGTGGGGGCGGCGAGCTCGCCGTCGCTCAGCAGGACGCGGACGCCGCTGTCGGCCAGCATGAGCTCCATCCGCTCGGCCGGGTAGCTGGTGTCGACGGGAACGCAGCAGCCCCCGGCCTTGAGCACGGCCAAGGTGGCGACCACGTTCTCTACGCTGCGCTCCAGCCGCAGGCCGACGCGGCTCTCCGGCCCCGCGCCCAACGCGGCCAGGTGGTGCGCCAGCCGGTTGGCGCGCGCGTCCAGCTCCCGGTACGTCAGCGCCTCCGTGCCCCAGGCCAGCGCCGCCGCGTCGGGCGTGCGTTCGGCCTGCGCCTCGAAGAGCTGGTGGATGCAGGCGTTCCGCGGATACTCCGCCTCGGTGCGGTTCCACTCCACGACGACCCGGGCGCGCTCCTCCGGCCCGGCGAGCGCCAGGCGCGAAAGGCGCGCGTCCGGGTCGGCGGCCACCTGCTCCAGCACCCGCGCCAGGTGGCCGATCATCCGCTCGATCGTCCCGCGATCGAAGAGATCGGTGCTGTAGATCAGTCCGCCACGCAGCCCCTGGGGAGTCGCCACGAGCTCCAGGGAAAGATCGAACTGGGCGCTCACGTGGTCCGCCTCGACCGCGCCCACGCTCAGCCCCTGCAGCGCGCTTCCCTGGCCCCCACCCGCCTTCTGCAGCTCGAAGTTCACCTGGAAGAGCGGCGAGTGGCTCAACGACCGTTCCGGCTGCAGCTCGGCCACCAGCTTCTCGAACGGCACCTCCTGGTTCGCGAACGCGCCCAGCGTCACCTCGCGCACCCGCCGCAGGGTCTCACGGAAGCCGGGGTCGCCCGAAAGGTCGGTGCGCAGCACCAGGCTGTTGACGAAAAAGCCGATCAGCTCCTCGACCTCCTTTCGCGTGCGCCCCGCGATGGAGCTGCCCACGACGACGTCCGTGCTCCCGCTGTACCTGGAGAGCAGCACCTGGAAGGCACCCAGCAGCGTCATGTACAGCGTGGCGCCCTCGCCGCGCCCCAGCGCCTGCAGCCGCTCCGTCAGCTCCGCGGAAAGCTCCACCGGCACCGTGGCGCCGCGGTACGTCTGCACCGCCGGGCGCGGATGGTCCGCCGGCAGCTCCAGCAGCTCCGGCGCGCCCGCCAAGCGCTCCTTCCAGTACGCCAGCTGCGGGTTCAGCACCCCGCCATCCAGCTGCTCGTGCTGCCACACCGCGTAGTCGGCGTACTGCACCGCCAGCTCCGGCAGCGGCGACGCACGCCCCTCGCGGTACGCCGCGTACAGCGCCGACAGCTCGCGCAGGAGCACCCCCATGCTCCACCCGTCGCTGACGATGTGGTGCATGGACACCAGCAGCACGTGCTCCTCAGGCCCCAGCCGCAGCAGCCCCGCACGGAAGAGCGGGCCCGTCGCGAGGTCGAAGGGCCGGGCCGCCTCCTCCCCCACCCGGCGCCTGGCCGCCGCCTCGCGGTCCGCGTCGCCCAGCCCCGACAGGTCCTCCACCGGCAGGATGAACCCGCCGAACGGCGCGACCGCCTGCACCGGCTCGCCGTCCGCCTCGGCGAAGACCGTCCGTAGCGCCTCGTGGCGCCGAACGATCTCCCCCAGCGCCTGCTCCAGCGCCGCCTGGTGCAGCGCGCCGCGCAGCCGCACGGCGTTGGGAAGGTTGTAGAAGGCGTTCCCCGGCTCCATGCGGTCCAGGAACCACAGGCGCCGCTGCGAAAACGAGAGCGGCGCCGGCCCCCCGCCGCGCGCGGGAATGGGGGCGGGCTCCGCGGCCGGGGAGGCCGCGGAGGGTTGTGCGCGCCGCATGTCCAGCAGCTTGCGCTGCGCGGGCGTCAGCTTCGCCAGGCGATCGGTCAGTTCAGTCATGTCCACTCTCTTCAATCCCCGCCGTCAGCAGCGCCTCGATCTCGTCGTCGCTCAGCCCCTCCACCCCCGCCAGGAGCGCGTCCAGCCCTGCGTCCGCGGCCGCGCCGTCCACCACCGCCGCCAGCGTGGCCACCGTGGGAGCCTCGAACACGGCGCGCACGCCGATCTGGCCGCCCAGCTCCGCGCGGATGCGGGCCACCAGCTGCGTCGCCATCAGCGAGTCGCCGCCCTCCCCGAAGAAGTCGTCGTGCAGCCCCGGCGCGGCGCCGAGCAGCGTTTCCCAGATGCGCCCGATGGCCCGCTCCGTGGCCGACCACCCCGCCCGCGGGTCGCCGGCCGCGGCGTCCGCCTCCGCCTCGTCCCCCGCGATCGTCGCCGGGGCGACGAAGCCGGGCCGCGGCGCGCGGTCGATCCAGAATCGCTTGCGCTCGAAGGGATAGGTGGGCAGCGGAACGCGGCGGCGCGCCTGCCCCCCGTGCACGGCGCGCCAGTCGACCTCCGTCCCCGCCGCCCAGGCGCGGCCCAGCGCGGACAGCAGCACCTCGACGTCGTCCGCCGGGTCGCCGGCGTGGCGCATGGCGGGGATGGCGGCGGATCCCGGCACCTGCCGCCTGGCCAGCGACGACAGCGTGCGCCCGGGCCCGCACTCCACGAACACCCGCTCGCGCCCCTCCGCGGCCAGCGTGGCCACGCAGTCGGCGAAGCGGACGGCCTGGCGCAGGTGGCTGGCCCAGTACGCAGGGTCCGCCGCCTGCTCCGGCGTGATCCACGTTCCCGTGAGGTTCGACACCCAGCGCAGCGCGGGTGCGCCGCGGGCGGTCTGCGCCACGCGGGCCCTGAAGGCGTCGAGGATGGGGTCCATCATCGGCGAGTGGAACGCGTGCGACGTTTCCACGCGCTTCGCCTGGATCCCGCGGGCCGCCAGCTCCGCCTCGAGCCGCGCGATCTCGTCGCCCGGCCCGGAGACCACGCAGCGGTCCGGCGCGTTGACGGTCGCGACCGACACCGATCCGCCCAGCGCCGGCTCCACCTCGGCGGCGGGAAGGGGGATGGCGAGCATGGAGCCCGGCGGCAGCGACTGCATCAGCCGGCCGCGCTCGGCGACGAGGGCCAGCGCATCTTCCAGCAAAAAGACGCCGGCCAGGCAGGCGGCCACGTACTCGCCCACGCTGTGGCCGATCATGGACTCCGGCACGATCCCCCACGCCATCCACTGCTTCGCGGCCGCGTATTCCACGGCGAAGAGCGCGGGCTGGGTCAGCGCCGTCTGCTTCAGCCGGTCCGCGTCGTCCGAGAAGATCGCCTCGCGCAGGTCCAGGCCCAGGTGCGGGCGCAGGAACTCCGCGCAGCGGTCCAGCTCGTCGCGGAAGACGGGCTCGCGCTCGTAGAGGCCGCGCGCCATTCCCGCGTACTGCGCGCCCTGGCCGGGGAAAAGGAAAACGGCCGCGGGCGCCTCGCTCCCGGCCCGGCCGGCCACGCCCGCAGCCGGGTCCGCCAGCGCCCGCGCGGCCTCGGCGTGGGTGCGCGCCACCACGGCGCGGCGGTGGGCGAAGGCGCGCCGCCCCTGCTGAAGCGTCCACGCCACGTCCGCCAGCGGCTGCTCCGGGTTCTGCTCCAGGTGCGCGGCCAGCCGCCGCGCCGCCGCGTCCAGCGCCGTCTCGGTGCGGGCGGAAAGGACCAGCAGCTGCTCCGCGCGCGACGGCGCGGGGGAGGGCGCCGCCGCGGGCGCCTGCTCCATCACCACGTGCGCGTTGGTGCCGCCGATGCCGAACGACGAGACCCCGGCGCGCCGCGGCACCCCGGCGGGGGGCGTCCACTTCGCCAGCGTGGCGTTGACGAAGAAGGGGCTCGACGCGAAGTCGATCTGCGGGTTGGGCCGCGTGAAGTGCAGCGAAGGCGGGATCTCGCCCTCGCGCAGCACCAGCGTGGTCTTGATGAGGCCCGCGATCCCCGCCGCCACGTCGAGGTGGCCGATGTTGGTCTTGATCGAGCCGATGGCGCAGAAGCCGGTGCGGTCCGTTCCCGCGCGGAACGCCTGCGTGAGCGCCTCGATCTCGATGGGGTCGCCCAGCTCCGTCCCCGTGCCGTGGGCTTCCACGTAGGTGATGGTGGCGGGGTCCACGTCGGCGGCGGCGTGCGCGGCGCGGATGGCGGCGGCCTGCCCCTCTACCCGCGGCGCGGTGAAGCCGACCTTGGCGGAGCCGTCGTTGTTGATGGCGGTGGCCAGGATCACCGCGTGCACGGTGTCGCCGTCGGCCAGCGCGTCTTCCAGCCGCTTGAGCGCCGCCACGGCCACGCCGCTGCCGCCCACCGTCCCCCGCGCATCCGCGTCGAAGGCCCGGCAATGCCCGTCCGGCGAAAGGATGTTCCCCTGCTGATACAGGTAGCCCGCGTGCTCGTTCGCCGTTACGGCCGAGCCCCCGACCAGGACCATGTCGCAGTCGCCGCCCAGCAGCGCCTGGCAGGCCAGGTGCACCGCCACCAGCGAGGTGCTGCACGCCGTCTGCACCACCACGGCGGGGCCTTCGAGCCCCATCTTGAACGCCGCGCGGCTGGCCAGGAAGTCCTTGTCGTTCCCCATGTTCACGGTCATCTCGCCGGCCGCGGCGATCACGTCGGGGCGGAAGAGCAGGTTCACGAAGTAGCTGCTCAGGCTGGCGCCCGCGTACACGCCCACGCGGCCGGGGACGCGCGCGGCATCGTAGCCGGCGTGCTCCAGCGCCTCCCACGCCACCTCCAGGAACAGGCGCTGCTGGGGATCGGTGACCTGCGCCTCGCGCGGGCTGAAGCCGAAGAAGGCGGCGTCGAAGCGATCCACCTCGGCCAGCGCGCCCCGCGCGGGGACGTACGCGGGGTTGGTGCGCAGCGACTCCGGCACCCCCGCGGCGGCCAGCTCCTCGCCGGTGAAGTGGCGGATGGACTCCACCCCGGCGCGCAGGTTGGCCCACAGGGCGTCCACGCCGGGCGCGCCGGGAAAGCGCCCCGCCATTCCCACGACGGCGATCTCCAGCCCCGTGGGCTCGTTGCTATGGCTCATCGATCGCTCGAAATTTCGTTTATTCGTCGTCAAGGAACAGGGGACGGCCTGCTCACACCGCTACCCGGTCCCTCCGTCATCCCGGGCCCTCCGTCACCCCGGGCCGCCCCCGTCGCCCCGTGACCCCGTCACGCCAGCCCGCCCCCTCGCCCGCAGCCTGTGCCGCCCGTCCCGCACCCGCGCGTCGTCCGCCGGGGCGGCGGCCGGCTCGGGCGCGGGGGCTTCCAGCGCCGCGGCCAGGGCACTCACCGTAAGGTAACGGAAAAGGTGGGTGATGGGCACCGGCTGGCCGAACGCCTCGCGCAGGCGCGCCTGCACCCGCACCAGCAGCAGCGAGTGGCCGCCCAGGTCGAAGAACCGGTCGTGCGCGCCCACGCTCTCCACCCCCAGCACCTCGGCCCACACCGCGGCCACCTTGCGC
This is a stretch of genomic DNA from Longimicrobium sp.. It encodes these proteins:
- a CDS encoding amino acid adenylation domain-containing protein, whose protein sequence is MTELTDRLAKLTPAQRKLLDMRRAQPSAASPAAEPAPIPARGGGPAPLSFSQRRLWFLDRMEPGNAFYNLPNAVRLRGALHQAALEQALGEIVRRHEALRTVFAEADGEPVQAVAPFGGFILPVEDLSGLGDADREAAARRRVGEEAARPFDLATGPLFRAGLLRLGPEEHVLLVSMHHIVSDGWSMGVLLRELSALYAAYREGRASPLPELAVQYADYAVWQHEQLDGGVLNPQLAYWKERLAGAPELLELPADHPRPAVQTYRGATVPVELSAELTERLQALGRGEGATLYMTLLGAFQVLLSRYSGSTDVVVGSSIAGRTRKEVEELIGFFVNSLVLRTDLSGDPGFRETLRRVREVTLGAFANQEVPFEKLVAELQPERSLSHSPLFQVNFELQKAGGGQGSALQGLSVGAVEADHVSAQFDLSLELVATPQGLRGGLIYSTDLFDRGTIERMIGHLARVLEQVAADPDARLSRLALAGPEERARVVVEWNRTEAEYPRNACIHQLFEAQAERTPDAAALAWGTEALTYRELDARANRLAHHLAALGAGPESRVGLRLERSVENVVATLAVLKAGGCCVPVDTSYPAERMELMLADSGVRVLLSDGELAAPTGLHVVRLDQLAEGLAAGPDHPPSTNASAENLAYVFYTSGSTGRPKGVMMAHREVVQYASGLPGTMPIGPGDRVAQASNASFDAAVFEIWGALLNGAALVGIDRDVLLSAPLLGQALREQGITHLYQTAALFNQHVREQVDIYATLRQLVFGAEAVGTESVRAMLRQGKPARVLHEYGPTEATVWCTLEEVEEVAEDAPTVLIGRPIPNARAYVLDPAGEPLPVGVPGDLCIGGEGVVRGYLGRPGLTAERFVPDPFAAEPGARMYRTGDRARWRAEGKLEFMGRLDDQVKIRGFRIEPGEVEAAIAAYPGVREARVMMREDQPGDKRLVAYVVGTVDPDGLRAHLRQGLPEYMVPQAIVALERLPLTPNGKVDRKALPVPEYAAGADRYVAPRTPVEEVLAGIWAEVLGVERVGVEDDFFALGGHSLLVTRLLARVQNALGAVVPLRAVFEGPTVAELAVRVEEVRRAGLPALPPVVPAERTGALPLSFAQERLWFMDQLEPGSAAYNVPVAVRLGGALDVAALERALGEIVRRHEALRTVFAEVDGAPVQVVAPVGGFALPVEDLSGLGEADREAKVSRRAGEEAARPFDLAAGPLFRAALLRLGADEHVLLVGMHHIVSDGWSMGVLFRELSALYTAYRGGGESPLPELSVQYADYAVWQREQFAGEVLDRQLAYWRERLAGAPELLELPADHPRPPAQTYRGAMVPVQLPLQLQERLQALGRSEGATLYMTLLSAYQVLLSRYSGSEDVVVGSPTAGRTRAEVEELIGFFVNTMVLRTDLSGDPSFRELLGRVREATLGAYEHQELPFERLVAELQPERSRSHAPIFQASFTMDDAQGTGSGLAELSLQGVGAELGVAKLDLALTLLTTPQGLRGGVTYSTDLFERATIERMVRHLERVLEQAAANADVRLSRLELLSAEERGLVVEEWNRTDAEYPADRCIHELFEARATETPDAAAVRFDGAALTYRELDHAANRLANHLRRRGVGPETRVGICLERGTELVVAILAVLKAGGAWVPLDPAYPAERLAFMLADSGARLLLTRRPLPEGLPPHAAEVVCLDAERERIEAESAQAPAAGVLPENLAYVIYTSGSTGRPKGVLVPHRGLANVARGHARDLGVEAGDRVLQFASPSFDASVFEMVMALAAGATLVLGTRETLAPGPDLVRFLHDEEVTVATLPPSALAVLPTSELPALRTLLTAGEACPAELVERWAPERRFFNLYGPTEATIWSTTAVCAPGGGRPPIGRPVANTRAYVLDRRGELVPVGVAGELYVGGAGVTRGYAGRPALTAERFVPDAFGAAGGRLYRTGDRVRWSARGELEFLGRVDAQVKVRGFRIEPGEIEGVLRRSEGVSESVVVARDDVAGEKQLVAYVVGNVEAGALREHLLRELPEYMVPSAVVVLDAFPLTPNGKLDRKALPAPDFAPAEEGYVAPRTPTEEALAGIWAEVLHLDRVGVAESFFDLGGHSLLATLAVARVQQVFGVEVPVRTIFDEPTVAEMAARVDAALEVMDAELGQVDPEEMAEMLALLRRSPLA
- a CDS encoding type I polyketide synthase translates to MSHSNEPTGLEIAVVGMAGRFPGAPGVDALWANLRAGVESIRHFTGEELAAAGVPESLRTNPAYVPARGALAEVDRFDAAFFGFSPREAQVTDPQQRLFLEVAWEALEHAGYDAARVPGRVGVYAGASLSSYFVNLLFRPDVIAAAGEMTVNMGNDKDFLASRAAFKMGLEGPAVVVQTACSTSLVAVHLACQALLGGDCDMVLVGGSAVTANEHAGYLYQQGNILSPDGHCRAFDADARGTVGGSGVAVAALKRLEDALADGDTVHAVILATAINNDGSAKVGFTAPRVEGQAAAIRAAHAAADVDPATITYVEAHGTGTELGDPIEIEALTQAFRAGTDRTGFCAIGSIKTNIGHLDVAAGIAGLIKTTLVLREGEIPPSLHFTRPNPQIDFASSPFFVNATLAKWTPPAGVPRRAGVSSFGIGGTNAHVVMEQAPAAAPSPAPSRAEQLLVLSARTETALDAAARRLAAHLEQNPEQPLADVAWTLQQGRRAFAHRRAVVARTHAEAARALADPAAGVAGRAGSEAPAAVFLFPGQGAQYAGMARGLYEREPVFRDELDRCAEFLRPHLGLDLREAIFSDDADRLKQTALTQPALFAVEYAAAKQWMAWGIVPESMIGHSVGEYVAACLAGVFLLEDALALVAERGRLMQSLPPGSMLAIPLPAAEVEPALGGSVSVATVNAPDRCVVSGPGDEIARLEAELAARGIQAKRVETSHAFHSPMMDPILDAFRARVAQTARGAPALRWVSNLTGTWITPEQAADPAYWASHLRQAVRFADCVATLAAEGRERVFVECGPGRTLSSLARRQVPGSAAIPAMRHAGDPADDVEVLLSALGRAWAAGTEVDWRAVHGGQARRRVPLPTYPFERKRFWIDRAPRPGFVAPATIAGDEAEADAAAGDPRAGWSATERAIGRIWETLLGAAPGLHDDFFGEGGDSLMATQLVARIRAELGGQIGVRAVFEAPTVATLAAVVDGAAADAGLDALLAGVEGLSDDEIEALLTAGIEESGHD